A single window of Desulfofalx alkaliphila DSM 12257 DNA harbors:
- a CDS encoding rubredoxin, which yields MGKYECTVCGYVYDEAKGIPEASIGPGTAWADVPEDWVCPLCGATKAEFKKQGESNGILKKKPVSVVEASGDMKDLSPLEASALCSNLARGCKMQYKPEAAALFGEVAAYFKGAASPAKDPDIDKLISLLEKDLEEGFPNANAVASEAKDRGAMRALVWSEKVTRILKSLLVRYQKEGEAMLENADINVCTICGFVYIGDIPPEICPVCKVPNWKFEKVEGR from the coding sequence GTGGGGAAATACGAATGTACTGTTTGCGGATATGTATACGATGAAGCAAAGGGTATTCCCGAAGCGAGTATTGGGCCGGGCACAGCATGGGCAGATGTACCTGAAGATTGGGTCTGCCCCCTATGTGGCGCAACAAAAGCTGAATTTAAAAAGCAAGGCGAGTCCAATGGGATTTTGAAAAAAAAGCCGGTATCTGTGGTTGAGGCATCAGGAGATATGAAGGACTTGTCTCCGTTAGAAGCCAGTGCCCTCTGTTCAAATCTGGCACGGGGATGTAAAATGCAGTACAAACCGGAGGCAGCTGCTCTCTTTGGGGAAGTGGCAGCTTATTTTAAGGGGGCAGCATCACCGGCAAAGGATCCCGATATTGACAAACTGATTTCGCTGCTCGAAAAAGATCTTGAAGAAGGTTTTCCAAATGCAAATGCAGTGGCATCCGAGGCAAAGGATCGCGGAGCCATGCGTGCACTTGTATGGAGTGAGAAGGTTACACGGATTTTAAAGTCGCTGCTGGTTCGCTATCAGAAAGAGGGCGAAGCAATGCTTGAAAACGCAGATATTAATGTTTGCACCATATGTGGATTTGTTTACATAGGAGACATTCCACCGGAAATTTGTCCGGTTTGCAAGGTGCCAAACTGGAAATTTGAAAAGGTGGAAGGGAGGTAA
- the rbr gene encoding rubrerythrin, producing MSRKHAVRNIRLCTKDCLCLYVCPTGATDTENSIIDVSKCIGCGDCADACPSGAISLVPVEYPPQQVKSEAVINVMRALLRSKTEQENIASGLPGRLGKAIEMSNRIMAEDLIREAGYMLPQSQNAKDFLQSLVDKKQPDDFPIEVVKKLLDRYNKNIIIQEDKKMVKYRCTVCGYIHEGELPEDFKCPKCKKPASVFVLVEEKAEAVNKYAGTKTEKNLLEAFAGESQARNKYTYFASIAQREGFDQLAEIFLKTARNEQEHARIWLEELGLLGNTAENLLQAAEGENYEWTDMYDRFAKDAEEEGFKELAEKFRRVAAIEKAHEERYRALLKNVEMKQVFEKDVETMWECRVCGHLVEGKKAPDVCPVCKYSQSYFEVRKENY from the coding sequence ATGAGTCGGAAACATGCAGTTAGAAATATACGCCTATGTACTAAAGACTGTTTGTGTCTTTATGTCTGCCCCACCGGCGCAACAGATACAGAGAACAGTATCATTGATGTTTCGAAATGCATTGGCTGTGGGGATTGTGCTGACGCCTGCCCCTCCGGTGCAATTTCCTTGGTGCCGGTAGAATATCCACCCCAGCAGGTAAAATCCGAAGCAGTAATAAATGTGATGAGGGCACTCTTGCGCAGCAAGACAGAGCAAGAAAATATTGCTTCAGGTTTACCCGGCAGGCTTGGCAAAGCAATCGAAATGTCCAATCGTATCATGGCGGAAGACCTCATTCGGGAAGCGGGTTATATGCTTCCCCAGAGTCAAAATGCTAAGGATTTTTTACAGTCACTGGTTGATAAGAAACAGCCGGATGATTTTCCCATTGAAGTTGTAAAAAAATTGTTGGATCGTTATAATAAAAATATTATTATACAGGAGGATAAAAAAATGGTTAAATATCGTTGTACTGTTTGTGGTTATATTCATGAAGGAGAATTACCGGAGGATTTTAAATGTCCCAAATGCAAGAAACCTGCTTCGGTATTTGTATTAGTGGAAGAAAAAGCAGAAGCGGTAAACAAGTATGCCGGAACTAAGACGGAAAAGAATTTATTGGAGGCTTTTGCAGGAGAAAGTCAGGCACGAAATAAATATACGTATTTTGCAAGTATTGCCCAAAGGGAAGGCTTTGATCAGCTGGCTGAAATCTTTTTGAAAACAGCAAGAAATGAGCAGGAGCATGCTCGGATTTGGCTTGAGGAACTAGGGCTTTTAGGAAACACAGCTGAAAACCTTTTACAAGCGGCAGAAGGCGAGAATTATGAATGGACAGATATGTATGATCGCTTTGCAAAGGATGCCGAGGAAGAAGGGTTTAAGGAATTAGCTGAAAAGTTCCGTAGAGTTGCTGCCATTGAAAAGGCGCACGAAGAACGCTATCGTGCTTTACTAAAGAATGTAGAGATGAAGCAGGTATTTGAAAAGGACGTAGAAACCATGTGGGAATGCCGTGTTTGCGGTCATCTTGTGGAAGGGAAAAAAGCCCCGGATGTATGTCCGGTCTGCAAATACAGCCAAAGTTATTTTGAGGTAAGAAAAGAAAACTATTAA
- a CDS encoding DMT family transporter — MNANWIKVFFAAFFEVLWVIGLKHANDFWTWTGTVISIIISFYVLIMAGRKLPVGTVYAVFVGLGTAGTVISEILFFGEPFKLSKVLLILLLLAGVIGLKVVTKDDVQEVADS, encoded by the coding sequence ATGAACGCAAATTGGATTAAAGTATTTTTTGCTGCATTTTTTGAGGTCTTATGGGTTATTGGATTGAAGCATGCCAATGATTTTTGGACTTGGACCGGTACCGTTATATCTATTATCATCAGCTTTTATGTATTGATTATGGCGGGGCGAAAACTGCCCGTGGGAACTGTATATGCGGTTTTTGTCGGGCTGGGCACAGCAGGCACTGTTATTTCCGAAATACTTTTCTTCGGTGAACCATTCAAACTGAGTAAAGTACTTTTAATTTTACTCTTGTTAGCCGGTGTAATTGGTTTGAAAGTGGTTACAAAGGATGATGTTCAGGAGGTGGCCGATTCCTAA
- a CDS encoding DMT family transporter, producing the protein MAWVSLVLAGLFETFGVLMINKFHKDRDWKSIVLLVIGFGASFTFLSLAMKTLPMGTAYAIWTGIGASGGAILGMVLYGESKDWRRIIFIGMVIFAAIGLRLVS; encoded by the coding sequence ATGGCGTGGGTTTCTTTAGTTTTAGCAGGGTTATTTGAAACCTTTGGTGTTCTTATGATAAATAAGTTTCATAAGGATCGGGATTGGAAATCAATTGTGTTATTAGTTATCGGATTTGGGGCAAGCTTTACATTTTTATCCCTGGCAATGAAAACGCTGCCCATGGGTACAGCTTATGCAATTTGGACCGGAATTGGCGCCTCCGGTGGAGCCATTTTAGGTATGGTTCTGTATGGAGAATCTAAAGACTGGAGAAGAATTATCTTTATTGGCATGGTTATATTTGCTGCAATCGGTCTTAGGCTTGTTTCATAA
- a CDS encoding efflux RND transporter periplasmic adaptor subunit, which yields MKLNKKSRILLAAGALVLALAVFIASSTGGVEVDTVPAVIGEIRQTVKDTGYVQPANYHRLFAEQQAKVVDVPVKTGATVSEGQTLVVMSNQDLEIQISEYRSRLSQASASVKAARAAVEQTRIRLNDAVNHLQRMEKLHQAGAATQVEYEDARLAVEGYRHMLEEQNSMLENSLAQEAGLNELIGQLSSKEQQLVVKSPVDGIVLELAVKEDQIVSLGQHLITVSTRDQMEVQADILSDDLANVKVGQRVKVSSLGLGNQVLAGKVKEIYPQAEERVSALGVIQRRVPVIISLEETANLQPGYEVTVAIETMSRNNVVIIPRESLRTSADGKREVLVVKDGRVKIQQVTTGIEDSDKVEITNGLKEGDIIIRDGGINLSQGSKVKLIE from the coding sequence ATGAAGTTAAATAAGAAAAGCAGAATTCTCTTAGCAGCAGGTGCTCTGGTATTGGCTTTGGCAGTATTTATTGCAAGCAGTACCGGCGGTGTGGAAGTTGATACTGTACCGGCGGTAATTGGCGAAATAAGGCAAACAGTTAAAGACACCGGCTATGTTCAGCCAGCCAACTACCACCGTCTATTTGCTGAGCAACAGGCTAAGGTAGTAGATGTACCGGTGAAAACCGGGGCCACCGTCAGTGAGGGACAGACACTGGTGGTCATGAGTAACCAAGATTTAGAAATACAAATCAGTGAGTACCGCTCTCGTTTATCTCAAGCAAGTGCTTCGGTAAAAGCGGCCCGGGCTGCGGTAGAACAGACCCGGATAAGGTTGAACGATGCCGTTAACCATTTGCAGCGAATGGAAAAGTTGCACCAGGCCGGCGCTGCCACCCAAGTTGAGTATGAAGATGCAAGGCTGGCAGTGGAAGGCTATCGGCATATGTTGGAAGAGCAAAATTCTATGCTGGAAAACTCCTTGGCCCAGGAAGCAGGGCTCAATGAACTAATTGGCCAATTATCAAGCAAAGAACAACAACTGGTAGTAAAAAGCCCGGTTGACGGCATTGTTTTGGAATTGGCCGTTAAAGAAGACCAAATTGTGTCTTTGGGACAACACCTGATAACTGTATCTACCAGGGATCAGATGGAGGTACAGGCCGATATTCTCAGCGATGATCTGGCCAATGTAAAAGTTGGCCAGCGGGTTAAGGTATCATCACTGGGCCTAGGCAACCAGGTACTGGCGGGTAAAGTCAAAGAAATCTATCCCCAGGCAGAGGAAAGGGTATCCGCCCTAGGGGTCATTCAGCGCCGGGTACCGGTGATTATTTCACTGGAAGAAACGGCCAACTTGCAACCAGGTTATGAAGTTACCGTAGCCATTGAAACAATGAGCCGTAATAATGTTGTTATAATCCCCCGGGAATCACTGCGAACCTCTGCTGACGGCAAAAGAGAAGTATTGGTGGTTAAGGACGGGCGGGTAAAGATACAGCAAGTAACCACCGGCATAGAAGACAGTGATAAGGTGGAAATCACCAACGGACTAAAGGAAGGTGACATCATAATCCGGGACGGCGGTATTAATTTATCTCAAGGAAGCAAAGTTAAATTGATAGAATAA
- a CDS encoding ABC transporter permease, translated as MNSLNKKLWRTVLSTKGQFLAVAAVVMLGMTVFIAMVTTYHNLEATQDKYYKDNNFADHYFHVINAPQEIVSRIEDLPGVLKVTGRIQKDVPVLKEDNQRATARLTGYWLPIENEINGIEITSGQIFDEHGHGGKYEVLLDPQYAEANKLSFNDTLTIAAEGKQVTLTVAGTAIGPEFVYPIKDASTLIPDYETFGIFYVPNALAQQFLNLPGQINQILIIFAPGADKDATVRQIENILEPYGNLTNYPRDDQISHALLQAELDQLLTTSQSLPVIFLLVAALIQFVIISRLVKSQRLQIGIMKALGYHNRQIMWHYAGYAMLVAVTGLVLGSVLGVVLAGYLTRVYALYFNLPEAMGGISMPAIVLGAFLCMGTAMAAGFVATRGILKINAAHAMRPEPPKGTGKVIFENWPWFWRRLDPSWKMALRGVLRNRLRFAITTLGVVLAVGLLVVSWFFNDSIDYLLEQHFYREQKYDLIVRFDAPVKDNELLYISQLDGVIKTEPIFEMPVKMAFGDKTADDTLLGLPTDVSLKMLVGEQGQQLWLPTNGILMDRRTAHDLGVNIGDKVKVETQLGIGPSHQDYLTVMGINRQFVGGGSYINISQLNRLIGEHQVVTGAMLKVEHGKALPVEEQLNKIIGVSSVLSRQKELDNFYQHLEMMVYFTGVMVIFAGVLGFAIVYNSSLINFYERKNELASLKVIGFSNREISNLLLKETAIQTVLGIALGLPFGRAMAHGYINAVSTDMFIIPVIIYPMTYILSAIGGIIFVMVAFKYANRGIRKLDMVEALKYRD; from the coding sequence ATGAATTCTCTGAACAAAAAGCTGTGGCGCACTGTTTTAAGTACCAAAGGCCAGTTCTTAGCGGTGGCGGCTGTGGTGATGCTTGGCATGACAGTTTTTATTGCAATGGTTACCACCTATCATAATCTAGAAGCTACTCAGGATAAATACTATAAAGATAACAATTTTGCCGATCACTATTTTCATGTCATTAATGCTCCCCAGGAAATAGTCAGCCGCATTGAGGATTTACCGGGGGTACTTAAGGTAACCGGCCGGATACAAAAGGATGTTCCTGTTCTCAAAGAAGACAATCAAAGGGCCACCGCCCGGCTAACAGGTTATTGGTTGCCCATAGAAAACGAAATAAACGGTATCGAGATAACTTCCGGTCAGATATTTGATGAGCATGGGCATGGGGGCAAATACGAAGTGCTTTTGGATCCCCAGTACGCCGAGGCTAACAAACTATCCTTCAACGATACCCTAACAATTGCTGCCGAAGGCAAACAAGTAACTTTAACGGTGGCGGGTACTGCCATAGGCCCGGAGTTTGTTTACCCTATTAAGGATGCATCCACCCTGATACCCGATTATGAAACCTTTGGTATCTTTTACGTGCCCAACGCCCTGGCCCAACAATTTTTAAATCTGCCTGGGCAGATCAATCAAATATTGATTATTTTTGCCCCCGGTGCCGATAAAGATGCCACAGTAAGACAAATTGAAAATATCCTGGAACCCTACGGCAATCTGACTAACTATCCCCGGGACGATCAAATCAGTCATGCCCTATTGCAGGCTGAGTTAGATCAATTACTGACCACCTCCCAATCATTGCCTGTGATATTTTTACTGGTGGCGGCACTGATACAATTTGTAATTATCAGTAGACTAGTGAAGTCCCAACGATTACAAATCGGTATCATGAAAGCATTGGGCTACCATAATAGGCAGATTATGTGGCATTACGCCGGATATGCAATGCTGGTGGCGGTAACCGGCCTGGTGCTGGGTTCTGTACTGGGTGTTGTTCTTGCCGGCTATTTAACCCGGGTTTACGCCCTTTATTTTAACTTGCCTGAGGCAATGGGCGGCATAAGCATGCCGGCAATTGTACTGGGAGCCTTCCTGTGCATGGGCACGGCTATGGCTGCAGGTTTTGTTGCCACCCGGGGCATATTGAAAATAAATGCTGCACACGCAATGCGGCCGGAGCCTCCTAAAGGCACCGGGAAAGTAATCTTTGAAAACTGGCCCTGGTTTTGGCGCAGGCTTGATCCTTCATGGAAAATGGCCCTTAGGGGTGTCCTTCGTAACCGGCTTAGATTTGCCATCACCACGCTGGGAGTGGTATTAGCTGTGGGTTTACTGGTTGTTTCATGGTTTTTCAATGACTCGATAGACTATCTTTTGGAACAGCATTTTTACCGGGAGCAAAAATATGATCTGATAGTGCGTTTTGATGCCCCGGTTAAGGATAATGAACTGCTATATATTTCCCAATTGGATGGAGTAATAAAAACAGAGCCAATCTTTGAGATGCCCGTTAAAATGGCATTCGGTGACAAAACTGCAGATGATACATTGCTTGGTTTACCCACTGATGTCTCGCTAAAAATGTTGGTTGGAGAACAAGGGCAGCAGTTGTGGCTGCCGACCAACGGTATACTCATGGACCGCCGCACTGCCCATGATTTGGGAGTTAACATCGGAGACAAAGTAAAAGTTGAAACCCAACTGGGTATCGGACCTTCCCACCAAGATTACTTAACCGTGATGGGAATTAACAGGCAATTTGTTGGCGGAGGCAGCTATATTAATATTTCGCAGCTTAACCGTTTAATTGGTGAACATCAAGTGGTCACCGGTGCCATGCTCAAGGTGGAACATGGAAAAGCTTTGCCGGTGGAGGAGCAGTTGAATAAGATCATTGGGGTTTCATCGGTACTCAGCCGCCAAAAAGAGTTAGATAATTTTTACCAACATTTAGAAATGATGGTTTACTTTACCGGGGTAATGGTAATCTTTGCCGGTGTGCTGGGTTTTGCCATTGTCTATAATTCATCCCTAATAAACTTTTACGAGCGAAAAAATGAATTGGCATCATTAAAGGTAATCGGTTTTTCCAACCGAGAAATTTCCAATTTGCTGCTCAAAGAAACGGCAATACAAACGGTACTGGGTATAGCCTTAGGGCTACCCTTCGGCCGCGCCATGGCCCATGGTTATATTAACGCCGTGAGCACCGATATGTTTATTATTCCGGTAATAATCTACCCCATGACTTACATACTTTCGGCCATTGGTGGGATTATCTTTGTCATGGTGGCATTCAAATATGCTAACCGCGGCATCCGGAAACTGGATATGGTAGAAGCATTGAAGTATCGGGATTAA
- a CDS encoding ABC transporter ATP-binding protein, translating into MSKKVLMKLEQVTKVYQMGEVKVEALKETSLDIYQGELMVILGPSGSGKSTLLNIMGGLDLPTGGKVLYGNQVLSQAGDAELTEFRRTEIGFVFQFYNLIYDLTSRENVELAANLVDEPLYTEEILGEVGLSDRMDHFPSQLSGGEQQRVSIARAAVKKPQLLLCDEPTGALDDKTGKKILDLLLKFNRQYGSTVVIVTHNSAIGNMANRVIRMRSGVVTEIIENAEPLPPERIEW; encoded by the coding sequence ATGAGTAAAAAGGTTTTGATGAAATTGGAACAGGTCACCAAGGTGTACCAAATGGGAGAAGTAAAGGTGGAGGCTTTAAAGGAAACCTCCCTAGATATATACCAGGGTGAGTTAATGGTAATTTTGGGGCCCAGCGGCTCAGGCAAGAGCACCTTACTCAATATCATGGGAGGCTTGGATTTGCCCACCGGCGGCAAAGTGCTATACGGCAACCAAGTTCTCAGCCAGGCGGGAGATGCAGAGCTTACTGAATTTCGCAGGACAGAAATTGGTTTTGTGTTTCAATTCTATAACCTTATTTACGACCTCACAAGCAGGGAAAATGTGGAGTTAGCCGCCAATTTAGTTGATGAACCCCTGTACACCGAGGAAATATTGGGGGAAGTTGGTCTCAGTGACAGAATGGATCATTTCCCCTCGCAGTTGAGCGGCGGTGAACAACAGCGGGTATCAATTGCCCGGGCAGCAGTTAAAAAACCTCAACTCTTGTTATGTGACGAGCCCACAGGGGCACTGGATGATAAAACCGGCAAGAAAATTTTAGATTTACTGCTCAAATTCAACCGCCAGTATGGCAGTACCGTGGTCATTGTCACTCACAACAGTGCCATTGGGAATATGGCCAATAGGGTAATTCGGATGCGCAGCGGTGTTGTTACCGAAATAATTGAAAATGCTGAGCCGCTGCCGCCGGAAAGGATAGAATGGTAA
- a CDS encoding TetR/AcrR family transcriptional regulator, which produces MNGFERRRERKKESIRQAAVDLFTKFGEKSVSVAKIAKKAKVSQVTIYNYFGSKENLYYEAIELFLDKVLQDIKELLESDLPYPQKIEQLVFESIKYERTISPEFIKSLNIKEPTITGIVENFANNRYIPLLLNFIEQGKVEGYVNKEISAEAILLYIRAFKLLKESEILTDYENKKHLSKELMELFFYGLMGSPKNSPT; this is translated from the coding sequence TTGAATGGATTTGAGCGACGCAGGGAAAGAAAAAAGGAAAGCATTCGCCAGGCAGCAGTGGACCTATTTACTAAGTTTGGTGAGAAAAGCGTCAGCGTTGCTAAAATTGCTAAAAAGGCAAAGGTGTCGCAAGTAACCATATACAACTATTTTGGCAGTAAAGAAAATCTCTACTATGAAGCAATTGAGTTATTCTTAGATAAAGTTTTGCAAGATATTAAAGAATTGCTGGAAAGTGATTTGCCTTACCCTCAAAAAATAGAACAACTTGTTTTTGAAAGTATTAAATATGAGCGCACCATTAGCCCGGAATTCATTAAATCACTAAATATAAAAGAACCGACAATTACCGGAATTGTGGAGAACTTTGCTAACAATAGGTATATTCCATTATTGCTGAACTTTATTGAACAGGGTAAAGTTGAAGGTTATGTGAACAAGGAAATTTCCGCAGAAGCCATATTGCTCTATATAAGAGCATTTAAACTCTTAAAAGAATCAGAGATACTTACCGATTATGAAAACAAAAAACATTTATCCAAGGAATTAATGGAATTATTTTTCTATGGCCTCATGGGAAGTCCAAAAAACTCGCCAACTTGA
- a CDS encoding glycosyltransferase family 2 protein, which produces MTKVLVGSAVRQRPAILKAFLTSLINLDKSGLIVDYVFVNDNDVVESENILTKFSVPKGKVTIFNGERYGTYYCDSNTHRWMDGLIWKVAEYKDKIISYAREKGYAYLFLIDSDIVLHPQTLLHLINCKKDIISEIFWTKWQPDLPSLPQVWVSDKYTLYYKQKSESLTKEEIKSRTVGFLHCLKIPGVYEVGGLGACTLLSKKALRAKVGFKEIPNLSFWGEDRHFCIRAAALGFKLYVDTCYPAYHIYREEDLAGVESFLDESRRNPVVYQKDSFLRTNTKAQNNKLTLSMLVRNEAQRYLKEVLENALQYIDEAVILDDASDDNTVEVCKEVLKEIPLTIISNDQQKYPDELSLRKQLWDLTLSTGPDWILTLDADEVFEDLAKEEMKKLINQPYYDYYAFRLYDMWDENHYREDKYWQAHFHYRPFLLRYQPNFQYIWRKTPIHCRFPVNIHHLPGAISRLRLKHLGWADPKYRAEKYHRYMKYDPQGKYGVMEQYQSILDPNPRLIRWEE; this is translated from the coding sequence ATGACTAAAGTTTTGGTGGGAAGTGCTGTCCGTCAAAGGCCGGCAATTTTAAAGGCTTTTTTAACCTCATTAATTAACCTTGATAAGTCGGGCTTAATTGTTGATTATGTTTTTGTAAACGACAATGATGTTGTTGAATCGGAAAACATATTAACTAAGTTTTCGGTTCCTAAAGGCAAGGTTACTATTTTCAATGGAGAGAGGTATGGTACCTATTATTGTGACAGCAACACCCACCGGTGGATGGATGGGCTGATTTGGAAGGTTGCCGAATATAAAGACAAAATTATAAGTTATGCCAGGGAAAAGGGCTATGCTTATCTTTTTCTGATTGATTCCGATATTGTCTTACATCCCCAAACGCTGCTTCATTTAATAAATTGCAAAAAGGATATTATATCCGAAATTTTTTGGACCAAATGGCAGCCGGACCTGCCGTCCCTTCCACAGGTTTGGGTCTCTGATAAATACACCTTATATTACAAACAAAAAAGTGAAAGTCTTACAAAGGAAGAGATAAAAAGTAGAACAGTGGGTTTTTTACACTGCCTTAAAATACCGGGGGTCTATGAAGTTGGCGGTTTGGGTGCCTGTACACTGTTAAGCAAAAAGGCATTGAGGGCAAAGGTCGGTTTTAAAGAAATTCCTAATCTGTCCTTCTGGGGGGAAGACCGGCACTTTTGCATTCGTGCAGCAGCCTTAGGATTTAAGCTGTATGTGGATACCTGTTATCCTGCCTATCATATTTACAGGGAAGAAGACTTGGCCGGGGTTGAATCTTTCCTTGATGAAAGCCGTAGAAACCCGGTGGTTTATCAAAAAGACAGCTTTCTGCGAACCAATACAAAGGCGCAAAACAATAAATTAACCCTTTCTATGCTGGTGAGAAATGAAGCCCAAAGGTATCTAAAGGAAGTGTTAGAAAATGCCCTGCAGTATATTGATGAAGCTGTAATTTTAGACGACGCCAGCGATGATAACACAGTGGAGGTGTGTAAAGAGGTATTAAAAGAAATTCCCTTGACTATAATTTCCAATGATCAGCAAAAGTATCCAGACGAGCTATCCCTAAGAAAACAACTGTGGGATTTAACCCTGTCCACCGGTCCCGATTGGATTTTAACCTTAGATGCCGATGAAGTTTTTGAAGACTTGGCTAAAGAAGAGATGAAAAAATTAATAAACCAACCGTACTACGATTACTACGCCTTTCGACTCTATGACATGTGGGATGAAAACCATTATCGGGAAGATAAATATTGGCAGGCACATTTTCATTACCGGCCCTTCCTGCTAAGATACCAACCAAACTTTCAGTATATTTGGCGGAAGACACCTATCCACTGTAGGTTTCCTGTAAATATCCACCACTTGCCCGGAGCCATCAGCAGACTAAGATTAAAGCATTTGGGCTGGGCAGACCCCAAATATAGAGCAGAGAAGTATCATAGGTATATGAAATATGATCCCCAGGGTAAATACGGGGTAATGGAGCAGTATCAGTCAATATTAGACCCAAACCCGCGCTTAATAAGGTGGGAAGAATAA
- a CDS encoding ABC transporter permease, with protein sequence MSKQLFHNTVTLVHFIVRRDRIPFPLWLFLVTLITVITASAFSGLYATEQERQAIAETMLNPAMIAMVGPVYGIDNYTIGAMMAHQMLLFTSIAVSIMNILFVTRHTREDEENGRLEMLRSLNLGRLSNLTATGLFVFGTNVLLALLIAFGLLLLGIESIDLEGSILYAVTLAAIGSFFASTTALFAQLSESSQGTIGFSLALLGMAYLIRAIGDVSVEALSWLSPLGWILRTEVYVNNYWWPVLLTTVIALIFFSTALYLNKSRDLGAGFLPAKPGRKNASAFLQSPLGLALKLQRTAIIAWAIGLFLLGISYGSVLGDLETFIGKNQMMRKLIAPVEGFSVTEQFLSLLMSTIAIICTIPVVMTLLKLRGEEKRNLTEHLLTRAVSRSRMMGSYFSISFTASFFLLLLAVLGLWLAGTAAMDNPIPFATMFSAAVVYLPAMWVSIGIAVFLIGLVPRIADLVWLYLAYSFFGTYLGSLLQLPHWVTNISPFGHIPQVPIEDINYTSMSVLTAIALAFSVIGFIGYNKRDLHG encoded by the coding sequence GTGTCGAAACAATTATTTCATAACACAGTAACACTTGTGCATTTCATTGTACGCCGGGACCGCATCCCTTTTCCCCTTTGGCTATTCCTTGTAACTCTAATTACCGTAATTACTGCTTCTGCCTTCAGCGGCTTATATGCAACAGAGCAAGAAAGGCAGGCAATAGCAGAAACCATGCTTAACCCAGCCATGATTGCCATGGTCGGCCCTGTATACGGGATAGATAATTATACAATAGGGGCAATGATGGCTCATCAAATGCTGCTTTTCACTTCCATAGCCGTATCCATTATGAATATTTTATTTGTTACACGTCATACACGGGAAGATGAAGAGAATGGTCGCCTGGAGATGCTGCGCTCCCTTAACCTTGGGCGTTTATCTAATTTAACCGCCACCGGCTTATTTGTATTTGGAACAAATGTTTTGTTAGCCCTATTAATAGCTTTCGGACTGCTTCTACTTGGTATTGAAAGTATAGATTTAGAAGGTTCAATTTTATATGCAGTTACATTGGCTGCAATAGGGAGCTTTTTCGCCTCAACAACGGCATTGTTTGCCCAGCTTTCAGAGAGTTCCCAAGGCACCATTGGTTTTTCCTTGGCGCTGTTGGGGATGGCTTATCTTATTCGTGCCATCGGAGATGTCAGCGTAGAAGCTCTTTCATGGTTGTCACCACTGGGTTGGATATTACGTACTGAAGTGTATGTAAATAATTACTGGTGGCCAGTATTATTAACCACAGTTATTGCATTGATCTTTTTCTCGACAGCCCTTTATTTAAATAAAAGCCGTGATTTAGGTGCCGGATTTTTACCGGCAAAACCAGGAAGAAAAAATGCCTCTGCCTTTTTACAAAGTCCCCTTGGCCTGGCATTAAAACTTCAGCGCACAGCAATAATTGCCTGGGCAATCGGTTTATTTCTTTTAGGAATTTCATATGGATCTGTATTGGGTGATTTAGAAACCTTCATTGGAAAAAACCAAATGATGCGAAAGCTAATTGCACCTGTAGAAGGTTTTTCAGTAACAGAACAATTTTTATCACTTTTGATGTCAACCATTGCTATTATTTGTACCATTCCGGTTGTTATGACGCTTTTAAAGCTCAGGGGAGAAGAAAAAAGAAATCTTACAGAACATTTGTTAACCCGGGCAGTTTCCCGCAGCCGTATGATGGGAAGTTATTTTTCTATTTCCTTTACCGCAAGTTTCTTTTTATTGTTGCTGGCTGTACTGGGCCTGTGGCTTGCCGGAACAGCAGCAATGGATAACCCAATTCCCTTTGCCACTATGTTCAGTGCCGCCGTGGTTTATCTGCCGGCCATGTGGGTAAGTATCGGTATTGCAGTATTTCTTATTGGCCTTGTGCCGAGAATAGCAGATCTAGTTTGGTTATATTTAGCATATTCATTTTTCGGAACATATTTGGGCAGCTTACTTCAACTCCCCCATTGGGTGACTAACATATCACCCTTCGGTCATATTCCCCAAGTACCAATTGAAGATATAAATTACACAAGTATGTCAGTACTAACTGCAATTGCGCTGGCATTTTCAGTGATTGGCTTTATAGGCTATAACAAACGGGACCTTCATGGGTAA